A segment of the Aromatoleum aromaticum EbN1 genome:
CAACCGCAAGGCCTTCCATGACTACTTCATCGAAGAGACGTACGAGGCCGGGCTCGTCCTGGAAGGATGGGAAGTCAAGGCGATCCGGGCCGGGCGCGCGAACATCAAGGAAGCGTACGTGATCCTGCGCGGCGAGGAGCTGTTCATCCTCGGCATGCACATCAGCGCGCTGCAAAGCGCCTCCACTCACGTCGAGACAGATCCGGTGCGCACACGCAAGCTGCTGATGCACGCGAAGGAGATCGCGAAGCTGATCGGCAAGGTCGAGCGCGCCGGCT
Coding sequences within it:
- the smpB gene encoding SsrA-binding protein SmpB; its protein translation is MSIIDNRKAFHDYFIEETYEAGLVLEGWEVKAIRAGRANIKEAYVILRGEELFILGMHISALQSASTHVETDPVRTRKLLMHAKEIAKLIGKVERAGFTLVPLDLHYAKGRIKATIGLAKGKKQYDKRESEKERDWERDKARLMRVKT